CCCTCTTTGGTGAGGTATTCAAGAAGACTGAGCACGTTTCGGGAGTACAGCAGACTGGAATGAAAGGGAACGCTGGCCGGTAGATTGACCACCCCAACGATCTGCACGCCGTTGTGCTCAACAACCTCGCCGGCCTTTGTCAATTCGCAGTTTCCGCCGCTTTCTGCGGCCATATCAACCACAACGGCGCCCGGCTTCATGCGTTCTAGCACAGCGCGAGTCACCAATACCGGCGCCTTCTTGCCCGGCACCTGAGCGGTGGTAATCACTGCGTCGGCTTCTGAAATGTGCTTCGCCAGAATCTCCTGCTGTTTTGCAAGATACTCTTTGCTGGCCTCTTTGGCGTAGCCGCCCTGTCCAACCAGCGATTCGTCTTGCGGCGGTTCGATAAAGCGACCGCCAAGACTTTCCACCTGTTCTTTCGTTTCCGGTCGCACATCGGACACTTCGACTATGGCGCCCAATCGTTTGGCCGTGGCAATCGCCTGCAAGCCCGCGACGCCTGCGCCCAGAATGACCACGCGCGCCGGCGTAATAGTGCCCGCTGCCGTCATCAGCATCGGGAAGATTTTTTGCAAATGATAGGCGGCGATAATCACCGCCTTGTAGCCCGCCAAATTGGTTTGAGAACTCAGCACATCCATGCGCTGAGCGCGAGTGATTCGGGGAATTGCATCCATACCAAGGACGCTGATGCCAAGCTCCGCCGCCTTGCGAGCTTCTTGAGGATTGCTGAGCGAGTAGAAGAAGCTGACCAGAATGCCGCCCTTCTTCATCATTTCCAGCTCATGCTTGCCGCCCGAAAGCTGTTCCGGGCGCTGAACCTTCAATACAATGTCCGATTGGCTGAAGACGCTTGCAGCGTCGGAAACGATTTCGGCGCCTTCTTTCTGGTAGTCAGCGTCGCTGATGCCTGAACTGAGTCCGGCGCCGGCCTGGACCTTGACGGTGTAGCCAAGCTTCTTCACTAAACGGTGAACTGACTCTGGAACAAGCGCGACACGCGTTTCGCCCGATGCAGTTTCCCTGGGAACGCCAATAACCAAGGTGTATACCCTCGCAAGGATGGATCGTCAGGCTCCGAAGCACATGTAGCGCGGTCAAGTCTGTACAGAGAGCGGAGCAGTCGCCGAAAGCAA
This DNA window, taken from Leptospirales bacterium, encodes the following:
- a CDS encoding Re/Si-specific NAD(P)(+) transhydrogenase subunit alpha; its protein translation is MVIGVPRETASGETRVALVPESVHRLVKKLGYTVKVQAGAGLSSGISDADYQKEGAEIVSDAASVFSQSDIVLKVQRPEQLSGGKHELEMMKKGGILVSFFYSLSNPQEARKAAELGISVLGMDAIPRITRAQRMDVLSSQTNLAGYKAVIIAAYHLQKIFPMLMTAAGTITPARVVILGAGVAGLQAIATAKRLGAIVEVSDVRPETKEQVESLGGRFIEPPQDESLVGQGGYAKEASKEYLAKQQEILAKHISEADAVITTAQVPGKKAPVLVTRAVLERMKPGAVVVDMAAESGGNCELTKAGEVVEHNGVQIVGVVNLPASVPFHSSLLYSRNVLSLLEYLTKEGSLVLNQEDEIVKGALITHNGQVIHEATRQLLG